A stretch of Bradyrhizobium sp. CCBAU 53338 DNA encodes these proteins:
- the fliI gene encoding flagellar protein export ATPase FliI yields the protein MKALAEQIGDIDGVNIYGRVVGVRGLMVEVAGPIHAMSVGARLVIETGANRSIPCEVIGFSGNNAVVMPFAGLDGVRRGCKAVIANAANLVRPSAAWLGRVVNALGEPIDGKGPLPQGASPMPYRNSPPPAHSRKRVGAPLDLGVRAMNTFLTCCRGQRMGIFAGSGVGKSVLLSMLARNVDAAVSVIGLIGERGREVQEFLQDDLGEEGLARSVVVVATSDEPALMRRQAAYLTLAVAEYFRDEGQDVLCLMDSVTRFAMAQREIGLSAGEPPTAKGYTPTVFTELPKLLERAGPGLGEGAITAIFTVLVDGDDHNEPIADAVRGILDGHIVMQRSIAERGRYPAINILKSVSRTMPKSADPQFWPTIQKARAVMATYADMEELIRLGAYRAGSSPEVDEAIRLHEPLEAFLRQRKDENASLADGYRQLAQILGNLETER from the coding sequence ATGAAAGCCCTTGCCGAACAGATCGGCGATATCGACGGCGTCAATATCTACGGCCGTGTCGTCGGCGTTCGCGGCCTGATGGTCGAGGTGGCCGGCCCGATCCACGCGATGTCGGTCGGCGCGCGGCTCGTGATCGAGACCGGCGCCAACCGGTCGATCCCCTGCGAGGTGATCGGCTTCTCCGGCAACAACGCCGTCGTGATGCCGTTCGCCGGCCTCGACGGCGTGCGTCGCGGCTGCAAGGCCGTCATCGCCAACGCGGCCAATCTGGTACGTCCGTCGGCCGCCTGGCTCGGCCGCGTCGTCAATGCGCTGGGCGAGCCGATCGACGGCAAGGGGCCGTTGCCGCAAGGCGCTTCGCCGATGCCGTATCGCAATTCGCCGCCGCCGGCGCATTCGCGCAAGCGCGTGGGCGCGCCGCTCGATCTCGGCGTGCGCGCGATGAACACCTTTCTCACCTGCTGCCGCGGCCAGCGCATGGGCATCTTCGCCGGCTCCGGCGTCGGCAAATCGGTGCTGCTGTCGATGCTGGCGCGCAACGTCGATGCCGCCGTCAGCGTCATCGGCCTGATCGGCGAACGCGGCCGCGAGGTGCAGGAATTCCTGCAGGACGATCTCGGCGAGGAGGGGCTGGCGCGCTCCGTCGTGGTGGTCGCGACCTCCGACGAGCCGGCCTTGATGAGGCGGCAGGCCGCGTATCTCACGCTCGCGGTCGCCGAATATTTTCGCGACGAGGGCCAGGATGTGCTCTGCCTGATGGATTCGGTGACGCGCTTCGCCATGGCCCAGCGCGAGATCGGCCTGTCCGCCGGCGAGCCGCCGACCGCCAAGGGCTACACGCCGACCGTCTTCACCGAGCTGCCGAAGCTGCTGGAGCGCGCCGGCCCGGGCCTCGGCGAGGGCGCCATCACCGCGATCTTCACGGTGCTGGTCGACGGCGACGATCACAACGAGCCTATCGCGGACGCCGTCCGCGGCATCCTCGACGGCCATATCGTGATGCAGCGCTCGATCGCCGAGCGCGGCCGCTACCCCGCCATCAACATTCTCAAATCCGTCTCCCGCACCATGCCGAAATCGGCCGACCCGCAGTTCTGGCCGACCATCCAGAAAGCACGGGCGGTGATGGCGACCTACGCCGACATGGAGGAGTTGATCCGGCTGGGGGCCTATCGGGCCGGCTCCAGCCCCGAGGTCGACGAGGCGATCCGCCTGCACGAGCCGCTGGAGGCGTTCCTGCGCCAGCGCAAGGACGAAAATGCATCACTTGCGGACGGCTACCGCCAGTTGGCGCAAATCCTCGGGAATTTGGAAACGGAACGCTAA
- a CDS encoding CHAT domain-containing protein, whose product MPVAEYEDFELEIGSDLPAGGGPQQYYGRVVRSPAGEAPKSQVKFWFSAPGELAKLRGELENAVLEIDEKNRQGPTTRGEQVLRDFGRGVFRSVFTDVPSIQRIYERSKGAAQDLRIKLRIESADLAGLPWEYLYDEDDMPGFVSLTRPIVRYLETAGGVSRMGVKGPLRILGMISDPSTSEWPKLNVVKERDRINKGIDALQHEGKVDFQWVPGGTGKDLMKKLLEGDWHIFHFIGHGGVEEASPGAGASGFVVMVDEDGKPVKKFATDLAMMLTGAKRSLRLIVLNCCESARINVGDRFGNPAIGLMKTGWLPAVVAMQFPITDNAAISMSEGFYAALAGNRPIDDAVTLARKFIQEKSRVEWGIPVLYMRSPDGRIFDVEAPQPPVAPPEAARPSKEMLQQRRDDFMEALLIAPTTVEALEDLTRRGQELHGLLADDAELSTRLAKVYFDLGTLQHKQKQIPKAAASFAYMLKLDPAKPEYFVRRANFNVTVGLYENALSDITEAIKLKPKNAEFYWIKGIVSMTAAGTDDKRGYVEEAIKAFGTAIATNENEPKYLVSRANAYAQIKDVVKAQNDMDSAIALAPDNIDLLVQKAKMVAQAA is encoded by the coding sequence ATGCCTGTTGCCGAATACGAAGATTTCGAGCTCGAGATCGGCTCCGATCTGCCGGCGGGCGGCGGTCCTCAGCAATATTACGGCCGGGTCGTCAGGTCGCCGGCCGGCGAGGCGCCGAAGAGCCAGGTGAAGTTCTGGTTCTCGGCGCCCGGTGAACTGGCGAAGCTGCGCGGCGAGCTGGAAAATGCCGTGCTCGAGATCGACGAGAAGAACCGCCAGGGCCCGACCACGCGCGGCGAGCAGGTGCTGCGCGATTTCGGCCGCGGTGTGTTTCGCAGCGTCTTCACCGACGTGCCCTCGATCCAGCGGATCTACGAGCGCAGCAAGGGCGCGGCGCAGGATCTGAGGATCAAGCTGCGCATCGAGTCGGCCGATCTCGCCGGACTGCCCTGGGAATATCTCTACGACGAAGACGACATGCCGGGCTTCGTCAGCCTCACGCGCCCCATCGTGCGCTATCTCGAGACGGCCGGCGGCGTCAGCCGGATGGGCGTCAAGGGACCGCTGCGCATCCTCGGCATGATCTCCGATCCCTCGACCAGCGAATGGCCGAAGCTCAACGTCGTCAAGGAGCGCGACCGCATCAACAAGGGCATCGATGCGCTCCAGCACGAAGGCAAGGTCGATTTCCAGTGGGTCCCCGGCGGCACCGGCAAAGACCTGATGAAGAAGCTCCTGGAAGGCGACTGGCACATCTTCCACTTCATCGGGCATGGCGGCGTCGAGGAAGCCTCGCCCGGCGCCGGCGCTAGCGGCTTCGTCGTCATGGTCGACGAGGACGGCAAGCCGGTGAAGAAGTTCGCAACCGACCTCGCGATGATGCTGACGGGAGCAAAGCGCAGCCTGCGCCTGATCGTGCTCAATTGCTGCGAGAGCGCCAGGATCAACGTCGGCGACCGCTTCGGCAATCCGGCGATCGGGCTGATGAAGACGGGATGGCTGCCCGCCGTGGTGGCGATGCAGTTTCCGATCACCGACAACGCCGCGATCTCGATGTCGGAGGGATTTTACGCGGCGCTCGCCGGCAACCGGCCGATCGACGACGCGGTGACGCTCGCGCGCAAATTCATCCAGGAGAAGTCGCGCGTCGAGTGGGGAATTCCCGTCCTCTACATGCGCTCGCCGGACGGCCGGATCTTCGACGTCGAAGCGCCGCAGCCGCCGGTCGCTCCACCCGAGGCGGCGCGCCCCTCGAAGGAGATGCTGCAACAGCGCCGCGATGACTTCATGGAGGCGCTGCTGATTGCCCCGACGACGGTCGAGGCGCTGGAGGACTTGACCCGGCGCGGGCAGGAGTTGCACGGCCTCCTCGCCGACGATGCCGAACTGTCGACCCGGCTCGCAAAGGTCTATTTCGATCTCGGCACGCTTCAACACAAGCAGAAGCAGATCCCGAAGGCCGCCGCGAGCTTCGCCTACATGCTCAAGCTCGATCCGGCCAAGCCGGAGTATTTCGTGCGAAGAGCAAATTTCAACGTGACGGTCGGTCTCTACGAGAACGCGCTGAGCGACATCACCGAGGCGATCAAGCTCAAGCCGAAGAACGCGGAGTTCTACTGGATCAAGGGCATCGTCAGCATGACGGCCGCCGGCACCGACGACAAGCGCGGCTATGTCGAGGAGGCGATCAAGGCCTTCGGCACGGCGATCGCGACCAACGAGAACGAGCCGAAATATCTGGTGTCGCGGGCCAATGCCTACGCCCAGATCAAGGACGTGGTGAAGGCCCAGAACGATATGGACAGCGCGATTGCGCTGGCCCCGGACAATATCGATCTCCTGGTCCAGAAGGCCAAGATGGTTGCCCAGGCTGCGTGA
- the ctrA gene encoding response regulator transcription factor CtrA has protein sequence MRVLLIEDDSAVAQSIELMLKSESFNVYTTDLGEEGVDLGKLYDYDIILLDLNLPDMSGYDVLKQLRVSKIKTPILILSGLAGIEDKVKGLGVGADDYMTKPFHKDELVARIHAIVRRSKGHAQSVIQTGDLVVNLDTKTVEVGGQRVHLTGKEYQMLELLSLRKGTTLTKEMFLNHLYGGMDEPELKIIDVFICKLRKKLANASEGRNFIETVWGRGYVLREPHEADERIPA, from the coding sequence ATGCGCGTTTTGCTGATTGAAGATGACAGCGCCGTCGCGCAGTCGATCGAGCTGATGCTGAAGTCTGAGAGCTTCAACGTCTACACGACCGATTTGGGGGAAGAAGGCGTCGATCTCGGTAAATTATACGATTACGACATTATCCTTCTCGACCTCAACCTGCCGGACATGTCGGGCTACGACGTGCTCAAGCAGCTTCGGGTTTCCAAGATCAAGACACCGATCCTGATCCTCTCCGGCCTCGCCGGCATCGAGGACAAGGTCAAGGGTCTCGGCGTCGGCGCCGACGACTACATGACCAAACCCTTCCACAAGGACGAGCTGGTTGCCCGCATCCACGCGATCGTGCGCCGCTCCAAGGGTCATGCCCAGTCGGTCATCCAGACCGGCGACCTCGTCGTCAACCTCGACACCAAGACGGTCGAAGTCGGCGGCCAGCGCGTGCACCTGACCGGCAAGGAGTACCAGATGCTGGAGCTGCTCTCGCTCCGCAAGGGTACGACCCTCACCAAGGAAATGTTCCTCAACCACCTCTATGGCGGCATGGACGAGCCCGAGCTGAAGATCATCGACGTCTTCATCTGCAAGCTCCGCAAGAAGCTCGCCAACGCATCCGAGGGACGCAACTTCATCGAGACCGTGTGGGGCCGCGGCTACGTGCTGCGCGAGCCGCACGAGGCCGACGAGCGCATCCCCGCCTGA